The Lacipirellula parvula genome window below encodes:
- a CDS encoding class I SAM-dependent methyltransferase, with the protein MPKTIKPRKARKPKGDGKTLHRFIENDLIRRVSYNEYRDKVARAYGGPKGALLTVASTLSLHIPLGERVFRSRKFDLTGAKSILDVGSGAGQLAGHLLKYGDPDASVTCTDLSSQMLRRARNRLKSDRPRFVSCDLSQLPFADGSFDCITCGYVLEHLPNAETGLAEMSRVLQTGGRMFLLTTEDSFSGAWTSRLWLCRTYNRKELMRVCETLDLHWKQEIWFTRMHKAFRAGGICVEIQKR; encoded by the coding sequence ATGCCCAAGACCATTAAGCCACGCAAGGCTCGGAAACCGAAGGGAGATGGCAAGACGCTCCACCGGTTTATCGAGAACGACCTCATCCGCCGCGTGAGCTACAACGAATACCGGGATAAGGTCGCGCGAGCCTACGGCGGGCCGAAGGGTGCCCTCCTGACTGTCGCCAGCACGCTTTCGCTCCACATTCCGCTCGGCGAGCGGGTCTTTCGCTCGCGGAAGTTCGATTTGACGGGCGCCAAGTCGATTCTCGACGTCGGCAGCGGCGCGGGCCAATTGGCCGGCCATCTGCTGAAGTACGGCGACCCCGACGCCTCGGTCACCTGCACCGACCTGAGCAGCCAAATGCTGCGGCGGGCCCGCAATCGCCTGAAGAGCGACCGGCCGCGGTTCGTCTCGTGTGATTTGTCGCAACTACCGTTCGCGGACGGTTCGTTCGACTGCATCACCTGCGGCTATGTGCTCGAGCATTTGCCGAACGCCGAGACCGGCCTCGCCGAAATGTCGCGCGTCCTGCAGACCGGCGGCCGGATGTTCCTGCTGACGACCGAGGACAGCTTCTCGGGCGCTTGGACGAGCCGCCTGTGGTTGTGCCGCACATACAACCGTAAGGAACTGATGCGGGTTTGTGAAACGCTGGATCTGCACTGGAAGCAGGAGATCTGGTTCACGCGGATGCACAAAGCCTTCCGCGCCGGCGGCATCTGCGTCGAGATCCAGAAGCGGTAG
- a CDS encoding acyltransferase family protein — translation MERPPSATAPVGAAIPSQRLASIDVYRGLVMLLLVLLDAPNGWTSAVREGYPDSPWIQAFARQFEHVEWSGIVLWDMIQPSFMFVVGAAAAFSYAARQRRGDSFGRMLGHAVYRSLLLILIGVFLRSEGDDATDWTLEDVVSQIGLGYVFLFLLWNRGWRVQLGVAAAILAGYWLLFALWPLPAGDYDYAAVNGHVYYEGFWAHWNKNAHPAHYFDGWLLNLFPRPEPWVANGGGYNTLNFVPSLATMIFGLIAGELLRGNGAPRRKLLTLLASGAVALGLGLACHFAGVCPIVKKIWTPSFTLAAGGLSLLTLGLLYAIVDLKGWRRWAFPAVVVGMNSIAAYALIHLIAHWTLENYLRHFGAAIFTLFGPAWEPLLQNLAVGAFIWLICYWMYRRQLFLRI, via the coding sequence ATGGAACGTCCGCCATCTGCAACCGCGCCTGTCGGCGCTGCGATCCCGTCGCAGCGTTTGGCGTCGATCGACGTCTACCGCGGCCTCGTGATGCTGCTGTTGGTGCTGCTTGATGCGCCTAACGGCTGGACCTCTGCGGTGCGCGAAGGGTATCCCGACTCGCCGTGGATTCAGGCATTCGCGCGGCAGTTCGAGCATGTGGAATGGTCCGGCATCGTCCTGTGGGACATGATTCAGCCGTCGTTCATGTTCGTCGTCGGGGCGGCGGCGGCGTTTTCATACGCGGCGCGGCAACGGCGAGGCGATTCGTTCGGGCGAATGCTGGGGCACGCCGTCTACCGGTCGCTGCTGCTGATTCTCATCGGCGTCTTCCTGCGGTCCGAAGGCGACGATGCGACCGACTGGACGCTCGAAGACGTCGTCTCGCAAATCGGCCTCGGCTACGTGTTTTTATTCCTGCTGTGGAACCGCGGCTGGCGGGTGCAGCTCGGCGTCGCGGCGGCGATCCTTGCCGGCTATTGGCTGCTATTCGCACTCTGGCCGCTGCCGGCGGGCGACTACGACTACGCGGCGGTCAACGGGCACGTTTACTACGAAGGCTTCTGGGCCCACTGGAACAAGAACGCCCACCCGGCTCACTACTTCGACGGCTGGCTGCTGAACCTCTTTCCACGGCCGGAGCCGTGGGTCGCCAACGGCGGCGGCTACAACACGCTTAATTTTGTTCCTTCGCTGGCGACGATGATTTTTGGCCTGATAGCCGGCGAACTGCTGCGTGGCAATGGAGCGCCGCGGCGGAAGTTGTTGACGCTGCTCGCGAGCGGCGCCGTGGCGCTGGGCCTCGGCTTGGCTTGCCACTTCGCGGGCGTTTGCCCGATCGTGAAGAAGATCTGGACGCCAAGCTTCACGCTCGCCGCTGGCGGCCTCAGCCTGCTGACGCTCGGGCTGCTCTACGCGATCGTCGACCTGAAGGGTTGGCGTCGCTGGGCCTTCCCGGCGGTGGTCGTGGGAATGAACTCGATCGCCGCCTACGCGCTCATTCACCTCATCGCCCACTGGACGCTGGAGAACTATCTACGGCACTTCGGCGCGGCGATATTCACGCTCTTCGGACCGGCGTGGGAACCGCTGCTGCAGAATCTTGCTGTGGGGGCGTTCATCTGGCTGATCTGCTACTGGATGTACCGGCGGCAGTTGTTTCTGCGGATTTGA